In Oncorhynchus kisutch isolate 150728-3 linkage group LG5, Okis_V2, whole genome shotgun sequence, a genomic segment contains:
- the LOC109890599 gene encoding ras-related protein Rab-9A, giving the protein MTAKSSLLKVILLGDGGVGKSSLMNRYVTNKFDTHLFHTIGVEFLNKELEVDGRTVTLQIWDTAGQERFRSLRTPFYRGSDCCLLTFSVDDNQSFHNLNNWKKEFAYYADVKEPEKFPFVILGNKLDVPERQVSGEDARQWCRDNGGHPYFETSAKDSTNVAAAFEEAVRRVLAQEERGEHLIPTDTVDLHRKPRSGTSCC; this is encoded by the coding sequence ATGACAGCCAAGTCGTCCCTGCTCAAGGTGATCCTCCTTGGGGACGGAGGCGTGGGCAAGTCCTCCCTTATGAACCGCTACGTCACCAACAAGTTTGACACGCATCTCTTCCACACCATTGGCGTGGAGTTCCTAAACAAGGAGCTGGAGGTGGACGGGCGCACCGTGACGCTCCAAATCTGGGACACGGCGGGCCAGGAGCGCTTCCGCTCACTCCGGACACCTTTTTACCGTGGCTCCGACTGTTGTCTCCTGACCTTCAGCGTAGATGACAACCAGAGCTTCCACAATCTCAACAACTGGAAGAAGGAGTTTGCCTACTACGCTGATGTCAAGGAACCTGAGAAGTTCCCATTCGTGATCCTGGGTAATAAGTTGGATGTGCCAGAGAGGCAGGTTTCGGGCGAGGACGCCCGCCAGTGGTGCCGCGACAATGGCGGCCACCCGTACTTTGAGACGAGCGCCAAGGACTCGACCAACGTGGCGGCGGCGTTTGAGGAGGCGGTGAGGAGGGTGCTGGCGCAGGAGGAAAGGGGGGAGCACCTCATCCCGACGGACACAGTGGACCTGCACAGGAAGCCACGCTCTGGCACCTCCTGCTGCTGA
- the tceanc gene encoding transcription elongation factor A N-terminal and central domain-containing protein, translated as MVGCAVIFEPKRVSKNMTTMDTKQITHHALQMDKFNRAGNYGNIMPLLTTLDNACVTCEQLQGTDIVRVLYRLLKTCSDNSVKKTAKHLLSKWKKLYSHPYHISKENGSEEEFTVIGESMLADEACLADKGGLAAGDASKPVELGVSCEHVVFHTGSEDRTLKNETKCGRAKGEGLSSWQAAGDSSSGSILPTLSKQSEPPTTTSLDTPPLCKDSSDSGLRTKCIQLLHGALDPETSKEAEGKTADLARVIEVHIHALHRANQAKYKACIRSKVANLRNPKNGHLRCGLLGGSLGPEVFAGMSLEEMANEELQRLREEYSSQGVSERQLPQGVEGTPTQKLRCRRCEGSDCRVTQVSRSTLFLPAWVRQATADQDAMTFVTCSRCGEQWYHSGWVCL; from the coding sequence TCTCTAAGAATATGACCACCATGGACACAAAACAGATCACTCATCATGCTCTTCAAATGGACAAATTTAACAGGGCAGGTAACTATGGCAACATTATGCCTCTCCTGACCACCCTTGATAATGCCTGTGTGACTTGTGAGCAGCTGCAAGGCACAGACATTGTCAGGGTCCTTTACAGACTCCTCAAAACCTGCTCAGACAATTCAGTGAAAAAAACAGCCAAGCACCTGTTGTCAAAATGGAAGAAACTCTACAGTCACCCCTATCATATCTCAAAGGAGAATGGAAGTGAAGAAGAATTCACTGTCATTGGAGAGAGTATGCTGGCTGATGAAGCGTGTCTGGCAGACAAAGGTGGCCTAGCTGCTGGTGATGCTAGTAAACCAGTGGAGTTGGGTGTGTCTTGTGAACATGTGGTTTTCCATACTGGGTCAGAGGACAGAACACTCAAAAATGAGACCAAGTGTGGGAGAGCTAAGGGAGAAGGGTTGTCATCGTGGCAGGCAGCTGGTGATTCGTCTTCGGGGTCAATTTTGCCCACCCTCTCAAAGCAGTCAGAACCTCCTACCACCACTTCCCTGGATACCCCTCCCCTCTGTAAGGATTCCTCTGATTCGGGTTTGAGGACAAAGTGCATCCAGCTTCTCCATGGTGCCCTCGATCCAGAAACTTCCAAGGAAGCAGAGGGGAAGACTGCAGATCTGGCCCGCGTCATAGAGGTGCACATCCACGCGCTGCACCGTGCAAACCAGGCCAAATACAAGGCCTGCATCAGGAGTAAAGTGGCCAACCTAAGGAACCCCAAAAACGGCCACCTTCGGTGTGGTCTCCTGGGCGGCAGCCTGGGGCCGGAAGTCTTCGCTGGGATGTCTTTGGAGGAGATGGCCAACGAGGAGCTCCAGCGGCTGAGGGAGGAGTACTCATCGcagggggtgagtgagaggcAGCTACCCCAGGGGGTGGAGGGGACGCCCACCCAGAAGCTGCGGTGCAGGCGGTGCGAGGGGTCGGACTGCAGAGTGACGCAGGTGTCCCGGAGCACTCTGTTTCTGCCGGCGTGGGTCCGCCAGGCCACCGCAGACCAGGATGCCATGACCTTTGTGACCTGTAGCAGGTGTGGGGAGCAGTGGTACCACAGCGGCTGGGTGTGCCTCTGA